ATTTTGTCAAAGTAGTCAGGGGCCAAATACAAATTTTCTTGATAAAAAACCGTGACATGGGCCCGGTAGTGCTCAAACATCATCACAAATGATCTGACGATGGCAGACAATCGTTCCGTGGGTGTGTGCCATTCTTCGTAAGCCTGCTGTGCTTTGTCCAGCACGTAGGTAATAAATGAATCATGAATCATATATAATAACTCATCTTTTGACTTAAAGTTGTGGTAAAATCCCCCTTTAGACGTTCCACTCTCCTGAACGATTTGATCCACGGTTACCCTGTGATAACCATGTGCTTCAAAGAGCTGCAAAGCGGTTGCCATAATCCGCTCCTTTGTTGATCTCTGTGGCATCTCTATACTCCTCCACTTTATTTGCGCTCTGTAAAAATGGCATGATATTAGCTTGATCCCGCAGATACGCCAGGCCACTGGAAAAAATCGAACGGACCGACTAGTCAGTACTATGCTCAAATTTTATAAATAATAATAAGATTTGTCAAGTTTGGGCTTCAAAAAGAAAAACGGGCTCGTTGGCCCGTTTAGTACAAACTCATTCCCTCGCCCATGGCTTCTAGTTTGTGTTTGATGCTTTGCAGGAAGCGGCCGCAAATGAGGCCGTCCAGAAGGCGGTGGTCTAAAGAGAGGCACAGGTTGACCATGTCACGCACGGCAATCATGTCGTTTTTGACCACAGGGCGTTTGACGATGGCTTCCACACTCAGAATGGCGGCTTGCGGGTAATTGATAATAGGCTGAGACAGAACGGAGCCAAAGGAACCGGTGTTGTTCACGGTAAAGGTGCCACCTTGCATGTCCTCCTGCGTCAACTTGCCTTCCCGGGTGCGGCGGGCCAAATCATCGATGGCCCGGGCCAGGCCCAGAATGCTTTTTTCATCGGCATGTTTGATCACTGGCACAAACAGGGCGTCTTCAGTGGCCACGGCAATGGAAATATTGATCTCCTGCTTCTGAATAATCTTATCCCCCGCCCACTGGGAATTGATCATGGGGAATTCTTTCAGTGCCTCCACTGTGGCTTTAATAAAGAATGGCAGGAAGGTGAGGTTAACACCTTCTTTTTGCTTAAACTCCTGCTTCACTTTTTGCCGGTATTTGACCAACTCTGTCACATCCACTTCCACCATGGTCCAGGCGTGAGGCGCTTCATGTTTGCTTTGCACCATCTTGTTAGCAATGGCCCGGCGCACTGCACTGACCGGAATCTCCTGGTCCCCAGGTCTGGTTTGGATCTTGGCCGGCTGGGCAGCCCGTTGCTCAGGCTGGTAAGCAGCAGCTGCCGGTTGAACGGCGGGCTGTTCTGCTCGTTCCGCCTGTTCTGCAGGTGCTGCCTTTGCTTCTGTGGCCGGGCGGCCATCTTTGGTGGGAATGTTGCCGCTTTCGATCAGCTTCAGCAGATCTTTACGGGTAATGCGTCCCCCGCGTCCGGTTCCTTCCACCTGCTCCAGGTCAATGTTATGCTCCTGGGCCAGCTTCAAGACAGCAGGGGAGTAGCGGCGCTTCATGCTTGCCTCATCTCCGCTGTCTTTCTCCTCGCCGGTCTTTGCTTGTTGATCTGCTTTACTCTCTGCTTCTTCAGCAGCTTCCTGATC
This window of the Caldalkalibacillus uzonensis genome carries:
- a CDS encoding dihydrolipoamide acetyltransferase family protein, which encodes MATKVTMPQLGESVTEGTIGKWLVKEGDHVNKYDPLCEVITDKVNAEVPSSYNGTVSKIVAQEGETVEVGGLICYIEEDGNAGADQEAAEEAESKADQQAKTGEEKDSGDEASMKRRYSPAVLKLAQEHNIDLEQVEGTGRGGRITRKDLLKLIESGNIPTKDGRPATEAKAAPAEQAERAEQPAVQPAAAAYQPEQRAAQPAKIQTRPGDQEIPVSAVRRAIANKMVQSKHEAPHAWTMVEVDVTELVKYRQKVKQEFKQKEGVNLTFLPFFIKATVEALKEFPMINSQWAGDKIIQKQEINISIAVATEDALFVPVIKHADEKSILGLARAIDDLARRTREGKLTQEDMQGGTFTVNNTGSFGSVLSQPIINYPQAAILSVEAIVKRPVVKNDMIAVRDMVNLCLSLDHRLLDGLICGRFLQSIKHKLEAMGEGMSLY
- a CDS encoding TetR/AcrR family transcriptional regulator — translated: MPQRSTKERIMATALQLFEAHGYHRVTVDQIVQESGTSKGGFYHNFKSKDELLYMIHDSFITYVLDKAQQAYEEWHTPTERLSAIVRSFVMMFEHYRAHVTVFYQENLYLAPDYFDKIKQKRDRYKQMMFKVIQDGIEQGEFRPEVPVPITSMAIFGMINWTYKWYRENGPYTIRQIADMFADLVLHSILTEEARRKEEYARLFLKVKKS